In the genome of Longimicrobium sp., the window GCGGATTTCCCGCATCCGGCTCACCCGGCAGGTTCACCGGTTGGCTATCGGAGAGTTGCGCGCGTTGGCCTACGTCAGTTCCAGACCAAGCCGCTTGGTCAGGAATCCATAGTAGGTCAGTCCCGCCGGTGGCCGGCAGGCACGCTGGCTCCTACGCTTGAGGTGCTTGGTCAAGCGACTCACTACGTACGCGTTCACCTTTCGATGGGCGCGGCGCGGGTGCCCGTAGCTGAAATACCCTCTCCAGCCCCGAAGCTCCTGGCTCACCTGCTGAACCAGTTCGGACACGGGCACGAAGCACTGCTTCGGCCCTGTCAGCTCCCGGACGC includes:
- a CDS encoding group II intron maturase-specific domain-containing protein, with the translated sequence VRELTGPKQCFVPVSELVQQVSQELRGWRGYFSYGHPRRAHRKVNAYVVSRLTKHLKRRSQRACRPPAGLTYYGFLTKRLGLELT